GATCCCAACGGCACCGCAGACGTCGGCTGCCCGGTCGATGCCGACAACGACTTCACCGGCACGATCCGCATCGCCTGGCAGGCGATTCCGAACGCGGACCTCATCGTCAAGGACATGGGGCTGCTGGAGGCGTGCCTGCCGCAGGCCACCATCGAATGGAACCAGTTCAATTCGGGAGGCGATGTCGTGCAGGCGTTCGGCTCGCGCTCGATCGACATCGGTCTGATGGGCTCCAGCCCGGCCGTACGCTCGGTGAGCGCGCCACTGGACCTGCCGGTCGCCATCGTATGGATACATGACATCATCGGCGACGCCGAATCGCTGGTCGCCAACGACGACTCGATCACGCAGGTCGCCGATCTGAAAGGCGCGAACATTGCGGTGCCGTTCGGCTCGACCTCGCATTTCAGCCTATTGTCCGCATTGGCCGACGCGGGTTTGTCGGAAACGGACGTGCATCTCATCAACCTCGATCCCGATAAGATGGCCGCCGCTTGGACGCGCGGCGAAATAGACGCGGCATGGGTATGGGATCCGGTGCTCTCCACGCTGCGCGCCGACGGTGGGCATATCGTCACGTCCTCAGCCCAAACCGCCCTGACGGG
Above is a window of Bifidobacterium eulemuris DNA encoding:
- a CDS encoding taurine ABC transporter substrate-binding protein, whose product is MRLAFHTTASIRRIRRASAALAGGAMLTALAACGSMPTAYELAGVDPNGTADVGCPVDADNDFTGTIRIAWQAIPNADLIVKDMGLLEACLPQATIEWNQFNSGGDVVQAFGSRSIDIGLMGSSPAVRSVSAPLDLPVAIVWIHDIIGDAESLVANDDSITQVADLKGANIAVPFGSTSHFSLLSALADAGLSETDVHLINLDPDKMAAAWTRGEIDAAWVWDPVLSTLRADGGHIVTSSAQTALTGAATYDMEVASEEFITDNPDVMRIWTAVEDYAAGLISEDPDGSAEMISSQLGNDPDDVAAQLEGYTYPRAAEQSELFHGDLPGTLKDTAEFLKTQNSLDAVNDDYADALYTDAIDAVAGE